Proteins co-encoded in one Micropterus dolomieu isolate WLL.071019.BEF.003 ecotype Adirondacks linkage group LG19, ASM2129224v1, whole genome shotgun sequence genomic window:
- the hdx gene encoding highly divergent homeobox isoform X1, producing the protein MAAPFQSGSRMDAWPNRRGLQAFWGFFIFVVASQMNLRSVFTAEQQRILERYYDNGMTNQSKACFQLILQCAQEAKLDFSVVRTWVGNKRRKLASRVDQNGGVPHSLSSHGLAGGLLSNHTLAGGALSNHGLAAGALLPAEMAAARSIQNRVHLVPPSSSFPSFSSTSSSPSSSSPLSSGSNNNNNNNDVILTGIYSLNSVPRSRSRPTAPPSQSDSELSAHTSSSLISQALQSRSCSTSSPLHSKLVSLSQNFPSLTSASGPLVYTAVRKGTLPLGEAGVSAGAGVVPHSWTRQYGTAQTRPWSSSSQSQTQLHARPHFNSQPQPPAPQKTRVSLPVQNSGPSEQTPRIQQVFTLSERGEGDRLRPSPVSSQKGQESHRPAPYPLDTSHNFSIAMETGDEADEWQREEELANMAAHTHIHREQMSASPTGAEVSVVRGSHSPPVASSRPALLHSNTTLQGSYSLTAQTSLTGESSSQTSIGVSAAPWVISNSRKRTLQDRTQFSDADLVQLKRYWDRGMTSLGSVCREKITAAANQLNVDTEIVKTWISNRRRKYRLMGIEIPPPKGGPAVFSTSSPGNDSPLGLSPDEDRLRTPELGDDLNDGGSVCLSEDGTIDSQHRDAVDGTDFSAAAPLANNVKIEVIDEDEEEENDDYDGELVATDLEQMQSLLEFKHEEVQFLEHELENQKHKYQELASFTKSLLSAVRNNDLQRQQELMASLPQPSDQDWDMAVERGTQPGAASADVSSHHDDSPGASTNSVETPPAPAYEEVPLVCINEDDTITEVTEPSASEEQLQEAVSEQK; encoded by the exons ATGGCTGCCCCGTTCCAGTCCGGTAGCAGAATGGATGCGTGGCCAAACAGACGTGGCCTGCAGGCT TTTTGGGGGTTCTTTATCTTTGTGGTTGCCTCTCAGATGAACCTGCGGTCAGTGTTTACGGCTGAACAGCAGAGGATCCTGGAACGTTACTATGATAATGGGATGACCAATCAGAGCAAGGCTTGCTTCCAGCTAATACTCCAATGTGCTCAGGAGGCCAAACTGGACTTCAGCGTGGTCCGG ACATGGGTTGGCAACAAAAGACGTAAGCTCGCCTCCAGGGTAGATCAAAATGGAGGCGTGCCTCATTCCTTATCCAGTCACGGACTCGCTGGGGGACTACTCTCCAATCACACGTTAGCCGGAGGTGCTCTGTCCAATCACGGCCTGGCGGCGGGGGCACTGCTACCTGCTGAAATGGCTGCAGCGCGGAGCATCCAGAACCGTGTGCACCTTGTCCCTCCATCCTCGTCCTTCCCTTCTTTCTCGTCAacatcctcctctccttcctcttcctctcccctcAGCAGcggaagcaacaacaacaacaacaataatgacGTCATACTGACCGGGATCTACTCTCTCAACTCCGTCCCTCGCTCCCGATCAAGACCTACAGCCCCCCCATCTCAGTCAGACTCCGAGCTTTCTGCACACACATCCTCATCTCTGATCAGCCAGGCCCTGCAGAGCAGGAGCTGCTCTACCTCCTCACCCCTCCACTCCAAGCTGGTCTCACTCTCTCAGAACTTCCCATCCCTCACATCTGCCTCAGGGCCTTTAGTCTACACTGCAGTCAGGAAGGGAACTTTACCCCTTGGGGAAGCAGGGGTAAGTGCAGGAGCAGGGGTAGTACCTCACAGTTGGACTAGGCAGTACGGTACAGCGCAAACTCGCCCTTGGTCCTCTTCCTCACAGTCCCAGACTCAGCTTCACGCCAGACCTCACTTCAACTCCCAACCTCAGCCGCCTGCCCCACAGAAGACTCGGGTCTCCCTACCAGTGCAAAACTCTGGCCCCTCTGAACAGACACCTCGTATTCAGCAGGTCTTCACCTTGTCAGAAAGAGGCGAGGGAGACAGACTCAGACCGAGTCCCGTGTCTTCCCAGAAAGGCCAGGAGAGTCATAGGCCAGCGCCCTATCCTCTGGACACCAGTCATAACTTCTCCATTGCCATGGAAACTGGAGATGAAGCGGATGAGTGGCAAAGGGAAGAGGAGTTGGCAAATATGGCCGCTCACACGCACATCCACAGGGAGCAGATGTCAGCTAGCCCAACCGGTGCTGAGGTGTCTGTGGTGAGAGGAAGCCACTCGCCCCCTGTGGCTAGCTCCAGACCCGCACTGCTTCACAGCAACACAACCCTTCAAGGCAGCTACTCCCTCACAGCACAGACCTCACTTACAGGGGAATCCAGCTCACAG ACTTCAATTGGTGTGTCTGCTGCCCCCTGGGTTATCAGCAATTCCAGAAAGAGAACA ctgcaggATCGGACCCAGTTCAGTGACGCGGATCTCGTCCAGCTGAAGCGCTACTGGGACCGAGGCATGACCAGCCTGGGCTCAGTCTGCAGGGAAAAAATCACTGCTGCAGCGAACCAGCTCAATGTAGACACTGAAATAGTCAAG ACATGGATCAGTAACAGACGGAGGAAGTACCGCCTGATGGGTATTGAAATCCCTCCACCTAAAGGTGGGCCTGCTGTGTTCTCAACCTCATCTCCAGGAAACGATTCTCCGTTGGGCCTCAGTCCTGACGAGGATCGGCTCAGAACGCCTGAACTCGGAGATGACTTGAATGACGGGgggtctgtctgcctgtctgaaG ATGGCACCATCGACTCACAACACAGAGACGCAGTAGATGGAACAGATTTCTCCGCTGCTGCTCCACTGGCCAATAATGTG AAGATCGAAGTAATTGATGAGGACGAGGAAGAAGaaaatgatgattatgatgGTGAATTGGTGGCTACAGACCTAGAGCAAATGCAGAGCCTGCTGGAATTCAAG CACGAGGAAGTGCAGTTCTTAGAGCATGAGCTAGagaaccaaaaacacaaataccagGAGCTTGCAAGCTTCACGAAGAGCCTGCTCAGTGCTGTGAGGAATAATGACCTGCAGAGACAGCAG gaACTCATGGCCAGTCTACCTCAGCCTTCAGACCAGGACTGGGACATGGCAGTGGAGAGAGGAACCCAGCCTGGTGCTGCGTCGGCAGACGTATCCTCCCACCACGATGACTCCCCGGGGGCTAGTACAAACAGCGTGGAGACTCCGCCGGCCCCAGCATACGAAGAAGTCCCACTGGTCTGCATAAACGAAGATGACACAATAACTGAAGTTACTGAGCCCTCTGCATCAGAGGAGCAACTACAGGAAGCCGTTTCAGAACAAAAGTGA
- the hdx gene encoding highly divergent homeobox isoform X2 encodes MAAPFQSGSRMDAWPNRRGLQAMNLRSVFTAEQQRILERYYDNGMTNQSKACFQLILQCAQEAKLDFSVVRTWVGNKRRKLASRVDQNGGVPHSLSSHGLAGGLLSNHTLAGGALSNHGLAAGALLPAEMAAARSIQNRVHLVPPSSSFPSFSSTSSSPSSSSPLSSGSNNNNNNNDVILTGIYSLNSVPRSRSRPTAPPSQSDSELSAHTSSSLISQALQSRSCSTSSPLHSKLVSLSQNFPSLTSASGPLVYTAVRKGTLPLGEAGVSAGAGVVPHSWTRQYGTAQTRPWSSSSQSQTQLHARPHFNSQPQPPAPQKTRVSLPVQNSGPSEQTPRIQQVFTLSERGEGDRLRPSPVSSQKGQESHRPAPYPLDTSHNFSIAMETGDEADEWQREEELANMAAHTHIHREQMSASPTGAEVSVVRGSHSPPVASSRPALLHSNTTLQGSYSLTAQTSLTGESSSQTSIGVSAAPWVISNSRKRTLQDRTQFSDADLVQLKRYWDRGMTSLGSVCREKITAAANQLNVDTEIVKTWISNRRRKYRLMGIEIPPPKGGPAVFSTSSPGNDSPLGLSPDEDRLRTPELGDDLNDGGSVCLSEDGTIDSQHRDAVDGTDFSAAAPLANNVKIEVIDEDEEEENDDYDGELVATDLEQMQSLLEFKHEEVQFLEHELENQKHKYQELASFTKSLLSAVRNNDLQRQQELMASLPQPSDQDWDMAVERGTQPGAASADVSSHHDDSPGASTNSVETPPAPAYEEVPLVCINEDDTITEVTEPSASEEQLQEAVSEQK; translated from the exons ATGGCTGCCCCGTTCCAGTCCGGTAGCAGAATGGATGCGTGGCCAAACAGACGTGGCCTGCAGGCT ATGAACCTGCGGTCAGTGTTTACGGCTGAACAGCAGAGGATCCTGGAACGTTACTATGATAATGGGATGACCAATCAGAGCAAGGCTTGCTTCCAGCTAATACTCCAATGTGCTCAGGAGGCCAAACTGGACTTCAGCGTGGTCCGG ACATGGGTTGGCAACAAAAGACGTAAGCTCGCCTCCAGGGTAGATCAAAATGGAGGCGTGCCTCATTCCTTATCCAGTCACGGACTCGCTGGGGGACTACTCTCCAATCACACGTTAGCCGGAGGTGCTCTGTCCAATCACGGCCTGGCGGCGGGGGCACTGCTACCTGCTGAAATGGCTGCAGCGCGGAGCATCCAGAACCGTGTGCACCTTGTCCCTCCATCCTCGTCCTTCCCTTCTTTCTCGTCAacatcctcctctccttcctcttcctctcccctcAGCAGcggaagcaacaacaacaacaacaataatgacGTCATACTGACCGGGATCTACTCTCTCAACTCCGTCCCTCGCTCCCGATCAAGACCTACAGCCCCCCCATCTCAGTCAGACTCCGAGCTTTCTGCACACACATCCTCATCTCTGATCAGCCAGGCCCTGCAGAGCAGGAGCTGCTCTACCTCCTCACCCCTCCACTCCAAGCTGGTCTCACTCTCTCAGAACTTCCCATCCCTCACATCTGCCTCAGGGCCTTTAGTCTACACTGCAGTCAGGAAGGGAACTTTACCCCTTGGGGAAGCAGGGGTAAGTGCAGGAGCAGGGGTAGTACCTCACAGTTGGACTAGGCAGTACGGTACAGCGCAAACTCGCCCTTGGTCCTCTTCCTCACAGTCCCAGACTCAGCTTCACGCCAGACCTCACTTCAACTCCCAACCTCAGCCGCCTGCCCCACAGAAGACTCGGGTCTCCCTACCAGTGCAAAACTCTGGCCCCTCTGAACAGACACCTCGTATTCAGCAGGTCTTCACCTTGTCAGAAAGAGGCGAGGGAGACAGACTCAGACCGAGTCCCGTGTCTTCCCAGAAAGGCCAGGAGAGTCATAGGCCAGCGCCCTATCCTCTGGACACCAGTCATAACTTCTCCATTGCCATGGAAACTGGAGATGAAGCGGATGAGTGGCAAAGGGAAGAGGAGTTGGCAAATATGGCCGCTCACACGCACATCCACAGGGAGCAGATGTCAGCTAGCCCAACCGGTGCTGAGGTGTCTGTGGTGAGAGGAAGCCACTCGCCCCCTGTGGCTAGCTCCAGACCCGCACTGCTTCACAGCAACACAACCCTTCAAGGCAGCTACTCCCTCACAGCACAGACCTCACTTACAGGGGAATCCAGCTCACAG ACTTCAATTGGTGTGTCTGCTGCCCCCTGGGTTATCAGCAATTCCAGAAAGAGAACA ctgcaggATCGGACCCAGTTCAGTGACGCGGATCTCGTCCAGCTGAAGCGCTACTGGGACCGAGGCATGACCAGCCTGGGCTCAGTCTGCAGGGAAAAAATCACTGCTGCAGCGAACCAGCTCAATGTAGACACTGAAATAGTCAAG ACATGGATCAGTAACAGACGGAGGAAGTACCGCCTGATGGGTATTGAAATCCCTCCACCTAAAGGTGGGCCTGCTGTGTTCTCAACCTCATCTCCAGGAAACGATTCTCCGTTGGGCCTCAGTCCTGACGAGGATCGGCTCAGAACGCCTGAACTCGGAGATGACTTGAATGACGGGgggtctgtctgcctgtctgaaG ATGGCACCATCGACTCACAACACAGAGACGCAGTAGATGGAACAGATTTCTCCGCTGCTGCTCCACTGGCCAATAATGTG AAGATCGAAGTAATTGATGAGGACGAGGAAGAAGaaaatgatgattatgatgGTGAATTGGTGGCTACAGACCTAGAGCAAATGCAGAGCCTGCTGGAATTCAAG CACGAGGAAGTGCAGTTCTTAGAGCATGAGCTAGagaaccaaaaacacaaataccagGAGCTTGCAAGCTTCACGAAGAGCCTGCTCAGTGCTGTGAGGAATAATGACCTGCAGAGACAGCAG gaACTCATGGCCAGTCTACCTCAGCCTTCAGACCAGGACTGGGACATGGCAGTGGAGAGAGGAACCCAGCCTGGTGCTGCGTCGGCAGACGTATCCTCCCACCACGATGACTCCCCGGGGGCTAGTACAAACAGCGTGGAGACTCCGCCGGCCCCAGCATACGAAGAAGTCCCACTGGTCTGCATAAACGAAGATGACACAATAACTGAAGTTACTGAGCCCTCTGCATCAGAGGAGCAACTACAGGAAGCCGTTTCAGAACAAAAGTGA